From the Limosilactobacillus panis genome, one window contains:
- a CDS encoding KxYKxGKxW signal peptide domain-containing protein, with the protein MDHYKLYKAGKLWITALISVIFFGNTVLSQKASADDGTTTRAVKASNDNQVLTNNSVVLKSSIATNNGTQEATTEIANKVATPPTQTAAAKDGNLVYEGQLLGKAAGFHIFAGKTSSKVDTNGNIATGELLNGQEFGTRGQSFNHIAKDTYYISKVSGIGPNAFRTGNNDVVLGDDTNVTFNGDQVFINGIRMDHLKKSDVRIIKNHIDIDGELTKLAGRAD; encoded by the coding sequence CTGGACCATTACAAGTTGTATAAAGCTGGTAAATTATGGATAACAGCACTGATATCAGTAATCTTTTTTGGAAATACTGTTTTGAGCCAGAAGGCAAGCGCCGATGATGGCACCACCACGAGAGCTGTTAAGGCAAGCAACGACAACCAAGTACTGACGAATAATAGCGTTGTACTGAAGAGTTCAATAGCCACGAACAATGGTACGCAGGAAGCTACGACAGAAATCGCAAATAAAGTGGCCACGCCACCGACACAAACCGCAGCAGCTAAGGATGGCAATCTTGTTTATGAGGGCCAGCTACTGGGTAAGGCTGCTGGTTTCCACATCTTTGCAGGAAAGACTTCCTCCAAGGTGGATACTAACGGGAATATTGCCACGGGGGAACTGTTAAATGGGCAGGAATTTGGAACCCGCGGTCAGTCCTTTAACCACATCGCTAAGGATACTTATTACATCAGCAAGGTCAGCGGTATTGGCCCCAATGCCTTTCGGACCGGCAACAATGATGTTGTCTTGGGGGATGATACCAATGTCACGTTTAACGGGGACCAGGTTTTTATTAATGGTATCCGAATGGACCACCTCAAGAAGAGCGATGTGCGGATCATCAAGAACCACATTGATATCGATGGCGAGTTGACCAAGTTAGCCGGCCGCGCTGATTAA